A genomic region of Streptomyces rimosus contains the following coding sequences:
- a CDS encoding TadA family conjugal transfer-associated ATPase: MPSAARPGIGAGLLEAVRGRLAEAGAEPTPARVAMALRAEGRLLGDAEVLGVVSALRSEMIGSGPLEPLITAPDVTDVLVTAPDEVWVDRGAGLERTPVRFADEAAVRRLAQRLASVAGRRLDDARPWVDARLPDGTRLHAVLPPVAVAGTCLSLRVLRPRAFTLAELVAAGTVPPDGDRLLRAVLDARLSFLISGGTGSGKTTLLSSLLSLVGPSERLVLAEDSAELRPHHPHVVRLETRPANQEGAGRVTLRDLVRQALRMRPDRLVVGEVRGAEVTDLLAALNTGHEGGSGTVHANAPCDVPARLEALGSTAGLDRAALHSQLAAALSVVLHLVRDRSGRRRLAQVDVLERGRDGFVVTVPAAVWAPDGFQEAPGWARLTKLCERGRGAK; the protein is encoded by the coding sequence ATGCCTTCCGCCGCTCGGCCGGGGATCGGTGCCGGACTGCTGGAGGCGGTACGAGGGCGGCTGGCCGAGGCCGGGGCGGAGCCGACGCCCGCGCGGGTGGCGATGGCGCTGCGCGCCGAGGGACGGCTGCTCGGGGACGCGGAGGTGCTGGGCGTTGTGTCCGCCCTGCGGTCGGAAATGATCGGCAGCGGCCCCCTCGAACCGCTCATCACCGCACCGGATGTGACGGACGTACTGGTCACCGCGCCGGACGAGGTGTGGGTCGACCGGGGCGCCGGCCTGGAGCGCACGCCCGTGCGCTTCGCCGACGAGGCAGCCGTACGCCGCCTCGCGCAGCGGCTGGCGTCCGTGGCCGGACGGCGGCTGGACGACGCCCGCCCCTGGGTGGACGCCCGTCTGCCCGACGGCACCCGCCTGCACGCCGTACTGCCCCCGGTGGCGGTCGCGGGCACCTGCCTGTCGCTGCGCGTCCTGCGCCCGCGCGCCTTCACCCTGGCCGAACTGGTGGCGGCGGGCACGGTGCCGCCGGACGGCGACCGGCTGCTGCGCGCCGTGCTGGACGCCCGGCTCTCCTTCCTGATCAGCGGCGGTACGGGCTCCGGAAAGACAACCCTGCTCAGCTCGTTGCTGAGCCTCGTCGGCCCGTCCGAACGGCTCGTACTGGCCGAGGATTCCGCGGAGCTGAGACCGCACCACCCTCACGTCGTACGGCTGGAGACCCGGCCCGCGAACCAGGAGGGCGCCGGCCGCGTCACCCTGCGGGACCTCGTGCGGCAGGCCCTGCGGATGCGCCCGGACCGGCTGGTGGTCGGCGAGGTGCGCGGCGCGGAGGTCACGGACCTGCTGGCGGCGCTGAATACCGGCCATGAGGGCGGCTCGGGCACCGTGCACGCGAACGCCCCGTGCGACGTACCGGCGCGCCTGGAGGCCCTCGGTTCGACGGCCGGGCTCGACCGGGCAGCGCTGCACAGCCAGCTGGCGGCCGCCCTGTCGGTGGTGCTGCATCTCGTACGGGACAGATCCGGCCGTCGGCGGCTTGCGCAGGTGGACGTGCTGGAGCGGGGGCGGGACGGATTCGTGGTGACCGTACCGGCCGCGGTGTGGGCGCCGGACGGCTTCCAAGAGGCGCCCGGGTGGGCGCGGTTGACGAAGCTCTGCGAGCGGGGGAGGGGCGCGAAATGA